TATACAGACCTCTTATGGATGATTTTTTGGAATTAATGTAGTGAACGTTCATTAAGTTGATGAAATTAATTGTTCAGACTTAGACTCTTTTTCTTTTCCTTGGGTATCATTGAATGCATCCTCTATACTGTGGAATGACTGTTCAAAGATTTCCATAAAGTCTTCGCCATAGATGTTACGAATAATACACATCATTTCCATCATTTCTGGAAACTTCCCATATAAATTTTGAAGTGGTAAAGCACCTTTTAATACAGAGTTTCTGTCTGGACTAAAGTCTTCTAAAAGCTTTGAAAGTATTTCCTCACCTTGTTTTGTTAGTTTAATATACGTGTTGCGCTT
This genomic stretch from Metabacillus sp. B2-18 harbors:
- a CDS encoding HTH-type transcriptional regulator Hpr; protein product: MKHNEREFTVKEALLFSQRVAQLSKALWKTIEKDWQQWIKPYDLNINEHHILWIADHLNGASISEIAKFGVMHVSTAFNFSKKLEERGYLEFSKKANDKRNTYIKLTKQGEEILSKLLEDFSPDRNSVLKGALPLQNLYGKFPEMMEMMCIIRNIYGEDFMEIFEQSFHSIEDAFNDTQGKEKESKSEQLISST